One window of the Fusobacterium animalis 7_1 genome contains the following:
- the ftsH gene encoding ATP-dependent zinc metalloprotease FtsH — MNDNQFEKDDLKDKDDSDIHEKQENKENKEEEKSKEENHQEQDSQNEDKKEENNSENNKSSNEGKKQEDKKQDDKYNPFTKKREDERRRVVGKAVKVNFNFKGLLMLIFIITLAVVIPSIMDENKNQQMVDISYSDFIKNIENKKIGVVEEKDGYVYGYKASEVKYFETRSNSIKSKLGFDGKNEVQGLKARLITNRLGEDSNLMAVINNNAAIIQSVEPPQPSLLLSIALSLLPYIIMIGLLVFMMNRMGRGGSGGGPQIFNMGKSRAKENGENISNVTFADVAGIDEAKQELKEVVDFLKEPEKFRKIGAKIPKGVLLLGQPGTGKTLLAKAVAGEAKVPFFSMSGSEFVEMFVGVGASRVRDLFNKARKNAPCIVFIDEIDAVGRKRGTGQGGGNDEREQTLNQLLVEMDGFGTDETIIVLAATNRADVLDKALRRPGRFDRQVVVDMPDIKGREEILKVHAKGKKFAPDVDFKIIAKKTAGMAGADLANILNEGAILAARAGRTEITMADLEEASEKVQMGPEKKSKVVPEDEKKMVAYHEVGHGIVGYIIGGGDRVHKITMIPRGQAGGYTLSLPEEEKSFHSKKYMLDRIARYFGGRAAEEIIFGKENITDGAGSDIYYATLIAKDIVTKYGMTEKFGPVFLEATEEDYMLQRKYYSEQTGKEVDDEIRKIITEQYSRAKNILLDNRDKLEEVTNILLEKETIMGDEFEAIMADKNI, encoded by the coding sequence ATGAACGATAATCAATTTGAAAAAGATGATTTAAAAGATAAAGATGACTCTGATATTCATGAGAAACAAGAAAATAAAGAGAATAAAGAAGAAGAAAAATCAAAAGAAGAAAATCATCAAGAACAAGATAGTCAAAATGAAGATAAAAAAGAAGAAAATAATTCTGAAAATAATAAATCATCTAATGAAGGTAAAAAGCAAGAAGATAAAAAACAGGATGATAAATATAATCCTTTTACTAAAAAAAGAGAGGATGAAAGAAGAAGAGTTGTTGGAAAGGCTGTTAAAGTGAATTTTAATTTTAAAGGTTTACTTATGCTAATCTTTATAATAACTTTAGCAGTGGTTATTCCTAGTATAATGGACGAAAATAAAAATCAACAAATGGTTGATATAAGTTATTCAGATTTTATAAAAAATATTGAAAATAAAAAAATTGGTGTAGTTGAAGAAAAAGATGGATATGTCTATGGTTATAAAGCAAGTGAAGTAAAATACTTTGAAACAAGGTCAAATAGTATAAAATCTAAATTAGGTTTTGATGGTAAAAACGAAGTACAAGGACTTAAAGCTAGACTTATAACAAATAGATTAGGTGAAGATTCTAACTTGATGGCTGTTATTAATAATAATGCTGCTATTATTCAATCTGTTGAACCGCCTCAACCATCATTATTACTTAGTATAGCTCTTTCACTTTTACCTTATATAATAATGATTGGGCTTCTAGTGTTTATGATGAATAGAATGGGTAGAGGTGGCAGTGGCGGTGGACCACAAATATTCAATATGGGTAAATCTAGGGCAAAAGAAAATGGAGAAAATATTTCTAATGTAACTTTTGCTGATGTTGCTGGTATTGATGAAGCTAAACAAGAGTTAAAAGAAGTTGTTGATTTCTTAAAAGAACCTGAGAAATTCAGAAAAATTGGGGCAAAAATTCCTAAGGGTGTTCTTCTTTTAGGACAACCTGGAACAGGTAAAACTTTACTTGCAAAAGCAGTTGCTGGTGAAGCAAAAGTACCATTTTTTAGTATGTCTGGTTCTGAATTTGTTGAAATGTTTGTTGGAGTTGGAGCTTCAAGAGTTAGAGATTTATTTAATAAAGCAAGAAAAAATGCACCTTGTATAGTATTTATAGATGAAATAGATGCTGTTGGTAGAAAAAGAGGTACAGGTCAAGGTGGAGGAAATGATGAAAGAGAACAAACTCTAAATCAACTTCTTGTTGAAATGGATGGCTTTGGTACTGATGAAACTATCATTGTTTTAGCAGCAACAAACAGAGCTGATGTGTTGGATAAAGCTTTAAGAAGACCTGGAAGATTTGATAGACAAGTCGTTGTTGATATGCCTGATATAAAAGGTAGAGAAGAAATATTAAAAGTTCATGCTAAAGGTAAAAAATTTGCTCCTGATGTAGATTTTAAAATTATTGCTAAGAAAACTGCTGGAATGGCTGGAGCTGATTTAGCTAATATTTTAAATGAAGGTGCTATACTTGCAGCAAGAGCAGGAAGAACTGAAATAACTATGGCTGATTTAGAAGAGGCTTCTGAAAAAGTTCAAATGGGACCTGAGAAAAAATCTAAGGTTGTTCCAGAAGATGAAAAAAAGATGGTAGCTTATCATGAAGTTGGACATGGTATTGTAGGCTATATAATTGGTGGAGGAGACAGAGTCCATAAAATTACTATGATACCAAGAGGACAAGCAGGAGGATATACACTATCACTTCCAGAAGAAGAGAAAAGTTTTCATTCAAAAAAATATATGTTAGATAGAATTGCTAGATATTTTGGTGGAAGAGCAGCAGAAGAAATTATTTTTGGTAAAGAAAATATTACTGATGGTGCAGGTAGTGATATTTATTATGCAACTTTAATTGCTAAAGATATTGTTACAAAATATGGAATGACAGAAAAGTTTGGACCTGTATTTTTAGAGGCAACTGAAGAAGATTATATGCTTCAAAGAAAATATTATTCTGAACAAACTGGAAAAGAAGTTGATGATGAAATAAGAAAAATTATCACTGAACAATATTCAAGAGCTAAAAATATCCTATTAGATAATAGAGATAAATTGGAAGAAGTTACAAATATACTATTAGAAAAAGAAACTATTATGGGAGACGAATTTGAAGCCATAATGGCAGATAAGAATATTTAA
- a CDS encoding RidA family protein: protein MKKIINTKNAPAALGPYSQAIEANGVLYVSGQIPFVPATMTLVSEDVEAQTKQSLENIGAILKEAGYDFKDVVSATVYIKDMNDFTKVNGVYDKYLGEVKPARACVEVARLPKDVKVEIGVIAVK, encoded by the coding sequence ATGAAAAAAATTATTAACACAAAAAATGCACCAGCTGCATTAGGACCTTATTCACAAGCTATTGAAGCAAACGGAGTTTTATATGTTTCAGGGCAAATTCCTTTTGTTCCAGCAACAATGACATTAGTATCAGAAGATGTAGAAGCTCAAACAAAACAATCTTTGGAAAACATAGGAGCTATCTTAAAAGAAGCAGGATATGATTTTAAAGATGTAGTAAGTGCAACAGTTTATATAAAAGATATGAACGATTTTACAAAGGTAAATGGAGTTTATGATAAATACTTGGGAGAAGTTAAGCCTGCAAGAGCTTGTGTAGAAGTTGCAAGATTACCTAAAGATGTAAAAGTTGAAATTGGAGTTATAGCTGTTAAATAG
- the mltG gene encoding endolytic transglycosylase MltG produces the protein MKKLFAIISIIIIILVGTTAYQLVKKDKYNLVLEIDQDKPLKESLSVLPVSNNPFFKLYLKFRNDGKDIKAGNYELRGKFNIIELVSMLESGKSKVFKFTIIEGNTVKNVIDKLVANGKGTRENFDKAFKEIDFPYPTPDNNFEGYLYPETYFIPESYDEKAIINIFLKEFLKKFPVENYPDKDEFYQKLIMASILEREAAVESEKPIMASVFYNRMNKNMYLAADSTVNFVFNYEKKRIYYKDLKVDSPYNTYKNKGLPPAPICNPTVSSVEAAYHPADTEYLFFVTKGGGEHFFSKTYEEHLEFQKNK, from the coding sequence GTGAAAAAATTATTTGCTATTATTTCAATAATAATTATAATTTTAGTAGGAACAACTGCTTATCAGCTTGTAAAAAAAGATAAATATAATTTAGTTTTAGAAATAGATCAAGACAAACCTTTAAAGGAATCTTTATCAGTTTTACCTGTTTCAAATAATCCTTTCTTTAAATTATATTTAAAATTTAGAAATGATGGAAAGGATATAAAAGCAGGTAACTATGAATTAAGAGGAAAATTCAATATTATAGAACTTGTTTCTATGCTTGAAAGTGGTAAATCTAAGGTATTCAAATTTACAATAATAGAAGGAAATACTGTAAAAAATGTTATAGATAAATTAGTTGCTAATGGAAAGGGAACTAGAGAAAATTTTGATAAAGCATTTAAAGAAATAGATTTCCCATATCCAACTCCTGATAATAATTTTGAAGGTTATTTATATCCTGAAACTTATTTTATACCAGAATCTTATGATGAAAAAGCTATAATTAATATATTTTTAAAAGAATTTTTAAAGAAATTTCCTGTAGAAAACTATCCAGATAAAGATGAATTTTATCAAAAACTTATAATGGCTTCTATACTTGAAAGAGAAGCAGCTGTTGAAAGTGAGAAACCTATTATGGCATCTGTTTTCTATAATAGAATGAATAAAAATATGTATCTTGCTGCTGACTCAACTGTTAATTTTGTTTTTAACTATGAAAAAAAGAGAATATATTATAAAGATTTAAAAGTTGATTCTCCTTATAATACATATAAAAATAAGGGACTTCCACCAGCACCTATCTGTAATCCGACTGTTAGTTCTGTTGAGGCAGCTTATCATCCAGCAGACACAGAGTATTTATTCTTTGTTACAAAAGGTGGAGGAGAACATTTTTTTAGTAAAACTTATGAAGAACATTTAGAGTTTCAAAAAAATAAATGA
- a CDS encoding SDR family NAD(P)-dependent oxidoreductase, translating into MIKNKYVVITGASSGIGYEAAKAFADRGKNLIIVARRKNNLEKLKEEILEKYPKLDIVIKVTDLSITENLYYLYNELQKYELETWVNSAGFGNYASIAEQDLKKINSMLHLNIEAVTILSSLFVRDYKDKKGTKLINISSCGGYVIVPTAITYCATKFYVSSFTEGLAHELKEENAKMEVKVLAPAATKTEFGKIANNVEEYNYDKLFGTYHTSKQMAYFLMKLYDSDKVVGIVDRETFEFQLLNPIFQYAGNSKHNQKR; encoded by the coding sequence ATGATAAAAAATAAATATGTTGTTATTACAGGAGCCAGCTCTGGTATTGGTTATGAAGCAGCAAAAGCATTTGCTGATAGAGGTAAAAATTTAATTATTGTTGCACGTAGAAAAAATAATCTTGAAAAATTGAAGGAAGAAATTCTAGAAAAATATCCAAAACTTGATATTGTTATTAAAGTAACTGATTTGTCAATTACTGAAAATCTTTATTATCTTTACAATGAATTACAAAAATACGAATTAGAAACTTGGGTTAACAGTGCTGGATTTGGAAATTATGCATCCATTGCTGAACAAGATTTAAAAAAAATTAATTCTATGCTTCATCTAAATATTGAAGCAGTGACTATTCTATCATCTCTATTTGTTAGAGATTATAAAGATAAAAAAGGAACTAAACTTATTAATATTTCTTCCTGTGGAGGATATGTAATAGTTCCTACTGCCATAACTTATTGTGCTACTAAATTTTATGTTAGCTCATTTACTGAAGGATTAGCACATGAATTAAAAGAAGAAAATGCTAAAATGGAAGTAAAAGTATTAGCCCCAGCAGCGACAAAAACCGAATTTGGAAAAATTGCTAATAATGTTGAAGAATATAATTATGATAAATTATTTGGAACATATCATACTAGTAAACAAATGGCTTATTTTTTGATGAAATTATACGATAGTGATAAGGTAGTTGGCATTGTTGACAGAGAAACTTTTGAATTTCAACTTTTAAATCCAATATTTCAATATGCTGGAAATTCAAAACATAATCAAAAAAGATGA
- a CDS encoding DEAD/DEAH box helicase — protein MEQLEKLKEFRDLGLSEKVLKVLSKKGYESPTPIQRLTIPALLKNDKDIIGQAQTGTGKTAAFSLPIIENFENLEHIQAIVLTPTRELALQVAEEMNSLSTSKKMKVIPVYGGQSIDIQRKLIKTGVDVVVGTPGRVIDLIERKLLKLNSLKYFILDEADEMLNMGFIEDIEKILTFTNEDKRMLFFSATMPDEIMKVAKNHMKEYEVLAVKSRELTTDLTEQIYFEVNERDKFEALCRIIDLTKEFYGIIFCRTKTDVNEIVGRLNDRGYDAEGLHGDIGQNYREVTLKRFKTKKINILVATDVAARGIDINDLSHVINYAIPQEVESYVHRIGRTGRAGKEGTAITFITPQEYRRLLQIQKAVKKEIKKEKLPDVKDVIQAKKFRIIDDIGQILIDNDYDKFKKLAKDLLKMEDAENIVASLLKLSYSDVLDESNYNEISPVKMEDTGKARLFIAMGRKDGMTPKKLVEFIVKKARVKQSYIKNAEVYEGFSFVSVPFKEAEIIVEVFAKNRKGKKPLIEKAKTKK, from the coding sequence ATGGAACAATTAGAAAAATTAAAAGAATTTAGAGATTTAGGGCTTAGTGAAAAGGTATTAAAAGTATTATCAAAAAAAGGATATGAATCTCCTACACCTATACAAAGATTAACAATACCTGCTCTTTTAAAAAATGATAAAGACATAATAGGACAAGCACAAACTGGAACAGGTAAGACTGCTGCTTTTTCTTTACCAATAATAGAGAACTTTGAAAACTTAGAACATATACAAGCTATTGTTTTAACACCAACAAGAGAATTGGCTTTACAAGTAGCTGAGGAAATGAATAGTTTAAGTACAAGTAAAAAGATGAAAGTGATTCCTGTCTATGGTGGACAATCAATAGACATACAAAGAAAACTTATCAAAACTGGTGTAGATGTGGTTGTAGGTACGCCTGGTAGAGTTATAGATTTAATTGAAAGAAAATTATTAAAATTAAATTCATTAAAATATTTTATCTTAGATGAAGCAGATGAAATGCTTAATATGGGTTTTATTGAAGATATAGAAAAAATATTAACTTTTACAAATGAAGATAAAAGAATGTTATTTTTCTCTGCAACTATGCCTGATGAAATTATGAAGGTTGCTAAAAATCATATGAAAGAGTATGAAGTTTTAGCAGTTAAGAGTAGAGAACTTACAACAGATTTAACAGAACAAATTTATTTTGAAGTAAATGAAAGAGATAAATTTGAAGCCCTATGTAGAATTATAGATTTAACAAAAGAGTTTTATGGGATTATTTTTTGTAGAACAAAGACTGATGTAAATGAAATTGTTGGAAGATTAAATGACAGAGGTTATGATGCTGAAGGTCTACATGGAGATATAGGTCAAAATTATAGAGAAGTTACTTTAAAAAGGTTTAAAACTAAGAAAATAAATATTCTTGTTGCAACAGATGTGGCTGCAAGAGGTATAGATATCAACGATTTAAGTCATGTTATAAACTATGCTATTCCACAAGAAGTTGAAAGTTATGTACATAGAATAGGTAGAACAGGGCGTGCTGGTAAAGAGGGAACTGCTATAACTTTTATAACTCCACAAGAGTATAGAAGACTTTTACAAATTCAAAAAGCAGTTAAAAAGGAAATTAAAAAAGAAAAATTACCTGATGTTAAAGATGTTATTCAAGCTAAAAAGTTTAGAATAATAGATGACATAGGGCAAATTTTAATAGATAATGATTATGATAAATTTAAAAAATTGGCTAAAGACTTACTTAAAATGGAAGATGCAGAAAATATCGTTGCCTCTCTTTTAAAATTATCATACAGTGATGTTTTAGATGAAAGCAACTATAATGAAATTTCTCCTGTCAAAATGGAAGATACAGGTAAAGCAAGATTATTCATTGCTATGGGTAGAAAAGATGGCATGACACCTAAGAAATTGGTTGAATTTATTGTTAAAAAAGCAAGAGTAAAACAAAGCTATATTAAAAACGCAGAAGTTTATGAAGGTTTCTCATTTGTTTCTGTTCCTTTTAAAGAGGCAGAAATAATAGTTGAGGTTTTTGCTAAAAATAGAAAAGGAAAGAAACCATTAATAGAAAAAGCAAAGACTAAGAAATAG
- a CDS encoding DEAD/DEAH box helicase, producing MENILLEALKTSSIDFNIDSDEKYQYELIANGEEKIVTRLRKYFEDCDEFIISVAFITMGGISLFLEELKNLENKGIKGKVLTGDYLTFTEPKALKKLLSYKNIDLKVATNRKHHTKAYFFRKGNIWTLIVGSSNLTQGALTVNFEWNIKVNSLENGKIVKSVLETFNKEFDNLKTLTEEDIENYQKKYEQLKKIIEVNNQNIDLDIIKPNSMQVQALKNLEETRKEFDRALLISATGTGKTYLSAFDVKQAKAKKILFVAHRKVILERSKISYQRILKNKKMEIFDNNFQINGKDEVVFAMVQTLNKEKNLNIFPKDYFDYIIIDEVHHGGAKTYQSIFEYFKPKFLLGITATPERTDDFNIYQLFNYNVAYEIRLQDAMKEELLCPFHYFGISDIVIDGESIDEKTSIKNLTSDKRVKHILEKSEYYSYSGERLHCLIFVSKVEEAKILVEKFLEQGIKAIALSSENSDNEREEAIRKLEQGEIEYIISVDIFNEGVDIPCVNQVILLRPTTSAIVYIQQLGRGLRKHKNKDYTVVLDFIGNYEKNFLIPIAISQNNSYDKDFMKRFLMNATDFLAGESSISFDEISKERIFENINKTNFSNRKLIEEDFKLLEKQLGRIPYLYDFYEKNMLSPTVILKYKKDYDEVLKNIAPKYRAGNLNNIEKKFLIFLSIFFTPAKRIHEMLILKEILIKQKLNIIETIKILKDKYSLNNQENNIRNAFEHLSKEIFITLSTTKSFEPVLYKKDEEYYLDENFKNSYKNNSYFKTLIDDLIKYNLAFAEKNYNNFIKESIKLFGEYTKQEAFWYLNLNFNNGFQVSGYTPFENERKLLIFITMDNLSERADYSNEFYDSQTFSWFSKSSRYLRKDNKLTIEGKIAENFYEINVFVKKNNGENFYYLGDVEKVLSAKEIKDSQGKSMVKYIFKLKKDVKKELLDYFNM from the coding sequence GTGGAGAATATTTTATTAGAAGCATTAAAAACAAGTAGCATAGATTTTAATATAGATTCAGATGAGAAGTACCAATATGAGTTAATAGCCAATGGAGAAGAAAAAATTGTTACAAGACTTAGAAAATATTTTGAAGATTGTGATGAGTTTATAATTTCTGTTGCCTTTATTACTATGGGGGGTATTTCTCTTTTTTTGGAGGAATTAAAAAATTTAGAGAATAAGGGAATTAAAGGAAAAGTTTTAACAGGGGATTATTTAACATTTACAGAGCCAAAAGCATTAAAAAAATTATTATCATATAAAAATATAGATTTAAAAGTAGCAACTAATAGAAAACATCATACTAAGGCATATTTTTTTAGAAAGGGTAATATTTGGACTTTAATTGTAGGAAGTAGTAACTTAACACAAGGAGCATTGACTGTAAATTTTGAATGGAATATAAAGGTAAATTCTCTTGAAAATGGAAAAATAGTTAAATCAGTTTTAGAAACTTTTAACAAAGAATTTGATAATTTAAAAACTTTAACAGAAGAAGACATAGAAAATTATCAAAAAAAATATGAGCAATTAAAGAAGATAATAGAAGTAAATAATCAAAATATAGATTTAGATATAATAAAGCCTAATTCTATGCAAGTTCAAGCCTTAAAAAATTTGGAAGAAACAAGAAAAGAATTTGATAGAGCTTTGCTTATCAGTGCAACAGGGACAGGAAAGACATATCTATCAGCCTTTGATGTAAAACAAGCTAAGGCAAAGAAAATACTTTTTGTAGCACATAGAAAAGTTATTTTGGAAAGGTCAAAAATTAGTTATCAAAGGATTTTAAAAAATAAAAAAATGGAGATTTTTGATAATAATTTTCAAATAAATGGCAAAGATGAAGTAGTTTTTGCAATGGTACAAACTTTAAATAAAGAAAAGAATTTGAATATCTTTCCAAAAGATTATTTTGACTATATCATTATTGACGAAGTTCATCACGGTGGAGCTAAGACTTACCAAAGTATTTTTGAATATTTTAAACCTAAGTTTCTATTAGGGATAACGGCAACTCCTGAAAGAACTGATGATTTTAATATATACCAATTATTTAATTACAATGTTGCCTACGAAATCCGTCTGCAAGATGCTATGAAAGAAGAATTACTATGTCCTTTTCATTATTTTGGAATTTCTGATATTGTAATTGATGGGGAAAGTATAGATGAAAAGACCTCAATAAAAAATCTTACTTCTGATAAAAGAGTGAAACATATTTTAGAGAAAAGTGAGTATTATTCATATAGTGGAGAGAGATTACATTGTTTAATTTTTGTTTCAAAAGTTGAAGAAGCAAAGATATTGGTTGAAAAATTTTTAGAGCAAGGTATAAAAGCTATTGCTTTAAGCTCTGAAAATTCTGATAATGAAAGGGAAGAAGCTATCAGAAAATTAGAGCAGGGAGAGATTGAATATATTATATCTGTGGATATATTCAATGAGGGAGTAGATATTCCTTGTGTTAATCAAGTGATACTTTTAAGACCTACAACTTCTGCAATAGTATATATTCAGCAGTTAGGTAGAGGTTTAAGAAAACATAAAAATAAAGATTATACAGTTGTTTTAGATTTTATTGGTAACTATGAGAAAAACTTTTTAATTCCAATAGCAATTTCTCAAAATAATAGCTATGATAAAGATTTCATGAAAAGATTTCTTATGAATGCCACAGATTTTTTAGCTGGGGAAAGTTCAATAAGTTTTGATGAGATTTCAAAAGAAAGAATTTTTGAAAATATTAATAAAACTAATTTTTCTAATAGAAAACTTATAGAAGAAGATTTTAAATTATTGGAAAAGCAGTTGGGAAGAATACCTTATTTATATGATTTTTATGAAAAAAATATGTTATCTCCTACTGTGATTTTAAAATATAAGAAAGATTATGATGAAGTTTTAAAAAATATAGCACCTAAATATAGAGCAGGAAACTTAAATAATATTGAAAAGAAATTCTTGATATTTTTATCAATTTTTTTTACTCCTGCAAAAAGAATACACGAAATGTTGATATTGAAAGAAATATTAATTAAACAAAAATTAAACATAATAGAAACAATAAAAATATTAAAAGATAAGTATTCTTTAAATAATCAAGAAAATAATATAAGAAATGCTTTTGAACATTTATCTAAGGAGATTTTTATAACACTATCTACAACAAAATCTTTTGAGCCTGTTCTATATAAAAAAGATGAAGAATATTATTTAGATGAAAATTTTAAGAATTCTTATAAAAATAATTCTTATTTTAAAACTTTAATAGATGATTTAATAAAATATAATTTAGCTTTTGCAGAGAAAAATTATAATAACTTTATAAAAGAAAGTATAAAACTTTTTGGAGAATATACAAAGCAAGAAGCATTTTGGTATCTAAATTTGAATTTTAACAATGGTTTCCAAGTAAGTGGTTATACTCCTTTTGAAAATGAAAGAAAACTTTTAATCTTTATAACTATGGATAATTTATCTGAAAGGGCTGATTATTCAAATGAGTTTTATGATAGTCAAACTTTTAGTTGGTTTTCAAAATCAAGTCGTTATCTAAGAAAAGATAATAAATTAACTATTGAGGGAAAGATTGCAGAAAATTTTTATGAAATTAATGTCTTTGTAAAGAAAAATAATGGAGAGAATTTTTATTATTTGGGAGATGTTGAAAAAGTTTTATCTGCAAAAGAAATAAAAGACAGTCAAGGAAAGTCTATGGTAAAATATATTTTTAAATTGAAAAAAGATGTTAAAAAAGAATTGTTAGATTATTTTAATATGTAA
- a CDS encoding MerR family transcriptional regulator: protein MEYSIGEFSKLTGLSIHTLRYYEYEQLIVPMRNKNNILRYSDKDIAWIDFIKRLKDTGMPIKKIKEYAKLRSKGDITLSKRMEMLIQHYGFLEKQISILQEHKEKLDQKIKYYQVQINLLDSE, encoded by the coding sequence ATGGAATATTCAATTGGAGAATTTTCAAAATTAACTGGATTAAGTATACATACATTACGATATTATGAATACGAACAGCTTATTGTTCCAATGCGTAATAAGAATAATATACTTAGATATTCAGATAAAGATATAGCTTGGATTGATTTTATAAAACGATTGAAAGATACAGGTATGCCAATAAAAAAAATAAAGGAGTATGCTAAACTTCGTTCAAAAGGGGATATTACATTATCTAAAAGAATGGAAATGTTAATTCAACATTATGGTTTTTTAGAAAAACAAATATCTATTCTACAAGAGCATAAAGAAAAACTTGATCAAAAAATAAAATATTATCAAGTACAAATAAATTTATTGGACTCTGAGTAA